The following coding sequences are from one Deltaproteobacteria bacterium window:
- a CDS encoding four helix bundle protein, giving the protein MIKDQKEKNKISSVEELEVFKRSHQLTLEVYKITEKFPKSEKFGLISQMRRAAASIATNLIEGSHRLNRTEYRYFVGVAKGSAGELKYQFLLVKDLGYLSDNEYLTFKAEVGEISRMLSGLVKSLSSSRH; this is encoded by the coding sequence GTGATAAAAGATCAAAAGGAAAAAAATAAAATAAGCAGTGTTGAAGAACTTGAGGTTTTCAAGAGGAGCCATCAGCTTACTCTTGAAGTTTACAAAATCACTGAAAAGTTTCCCAAGAGTGAAAAATTTGGTCTTATTTCTCAGATGAGACGGGCGGCAGCATCGATTGCTACTAATTTAATAGAAGGGAGTCATAGATTAAACAGAACTGAATACCGTTATTTTGTGGGCGTTGCCAAAGGTTCGGCAGGTGAATTGAAATACCAATTTTTATTAGTCAAAGATTTGGGCTATCTTTCCGATAATGAATATTTAACTTTTAAAGCAGAAGTGGGTGAAATTAGCAGAATGTTGAGTGGTTTGGTTAAATCATTATCCAGCAGTCGCCACTGA